A single region of the Oenococcus kitaharae DSM 17330 genome encodes:
- a CDS encoding ABC transporter permease, with protein MTRLFASRQQRSFQRNMRYLSRAFNDQFIAFLFIALVFGGYEYLHHLSAIGHSFFTLPVLLIISLVSLFLGRLATFFQEADRIFLISDLREIKQYLKAALIRSICVSVVIQLMISVVMLPALLTILNVWVTCLYVAFWLVIKIFLLLLSYRKICSDSRIAWIYAIDLEKRRVNQLNLFLNFFTDVKEIKHDNRPSRLWDWLIKRLQKFNRSFYWILFTRYFFRSRQLIGPVFFVSLLGIMLTLFLPSLFSAACAGLFILFALAYQLKSVFHHFDHHLMVLSYQTDLEAKLADFQLLAVKIYSPVVLCLSLSLLLTHRTTASAYAIFAFILFAWLIIKGYLPRLVGFKYATKK; from the coding sequence ATGACGCGATTATTCGCATCTCGCCAGCAAAGGTCTTTTCAGCGAAACATGCGTTATTTAAGCCGGGCTTTTAACGATCAGTTTATTGCGTTTTTATTTATTGCCTTGGTTTTTGGCGGTTACGAGTACCTGCATCATCTCTCAGCTATCGGGCATAGTTTTTTCACTTTGCCGGTGCTGCTAATAATTAGTCTGGTTAGTTTGTTTTTGGGACGATTGGCTACTTTTTTTCAGGAGGCAGATCGGATTTTTCTCATTTCTGATCTTCGTGAGATCAAGCAATATCTTAAAGCAGCTCTGATTCGGTCGATTTGTGTTTCAGTTGTGATTCAGCTGATGATTAGTGTAGTAATGCTGCCAGCACTTTTAACCATTTTAAATGTTTGGGTAACCTGTTTATATGTTGCATTTTGGCTAGTTATCAAAATTTTTTTACTGCTTCTTAGTTATCGAAAAATTTGCTCTGACAGTAGAATTGCTTGGATTTACGCCATTGATTTAGAAAAACGACGTGTTAATCAGCTGAACCTTTTCTTGAACTTTTTCACCGATGTCAAAGAAATCAAACACGACAACCGGCCTAGCCGCCTGTGGGATTGGCTGATTAAACGTTTGCAGAAATTTAATCGGAGTTTTTACTGGATTTTATTTACCAGGTATTTTTTCCGCAGCCGCCAATTAATTGGGCCTGTGTTTTTTGTCAGCCTTTTGGGAATTATGCTGACGCTTTTTCTGCCTTCACTTTTCTCAGCTGCCTGTGCCGGCCTGTTTATCTTATTTGCGCTAGCTTACCAGCTGAAAAGTGTTTTTCATCATTTTGACCACCATTTGATGGTCCTAAGTTATCAAACAGATCTTGAGGCTAAATTGGCCGATTTTCAGCTTCTTGCAGTCAAAATCTATTCACCGGTGGTTCTTTGTTTATCCCTGTCCTTGCTGCTGACACATCGAACAACTGCATCTGCGTATGCCATCTTTGCTTTTATCTTATTTGCATGGTTGATTATCAAGGGTTATCTGCCGCGTCTGGTAGGATTTAAATATGCGACTAAGAAGTAA
- the trmB gene encoding tRNA (guanosine(46)-N7)-methyltransferase TrmB: MRLRSKKWAKPFISSHPELVIENDQAGQLRGRWQARFKNDHPIYLEIGSGKGQFILENSLAYPKINFIGLELQPTAVAIAGKNALEKDPEITNLKLIYGDGADVSHYFADGEIAGIFLNHSDPWPKAKHEKRRLTAANFLASYARILRSKGTLEFKTDNFGLFQYSLSSFKDAGLNWSADDISYDLHHELAKHPHNIESEYEQKFAEMHQPEYWVKASFPS; the protein is encoded by the coding sequence ATGCGACTAAGAAGTAAAAAATGGGCCAAGCCCTTTATCAGCAGCCATCCGGAATTGGTCATCGAAAATGATCAGGCTGGGCAGTTAAGAGGGCGGTGGCAGGCACGCTTTAAAAATGATCATCCAATTTATCTGGAAATTGGATCGGGAAAAGGGCAATTTATTTTGGAAAACTCCCTGGCATATCCGAAAATCAATTTTATTGGTTTGGAACTCCAACCGACCGCTGTGGCGATTGCTGGCAAAAATGCTTTGGAAAAAGATCCAGAAATCACGAATCTCAAATTAATTTACGGTGATGGTGCCGATGTCAGCCATTATTTCGCCGATGGCGAAATCGCGGGTATTTTCCTGAATCATAGCGATCCCTGGCCAAAGGCCAAACACGAAAAAAGGCGCTTGACGGCAGCGAATTTTCTGGCTTCTTACGCTCGAATTTTGCGGTCCAAGGGTACTTTGGAATTTAAAACGGATAATTTCGGCTTGTTTCAATACTCTCTAAGCAGTTTCAAGGACGCCGGCCTGAATTGGTCAGCTGACGATATCAGCTATGATCTGCATCATGAATTAGCCAAACATCCCCACAATATCGAGAGCGAGTATGAACAAAAATTTGCTGAGATGCATCAGCCGGAATACTGGGTCAAAGCCTCCTTTCCGTCTTAA
- a CDS encoding LPXTG cell wall anchor domain-containing protein — MSKNHNNLIAAGIGFALAGGLSWLLAKKIKNNNADQVLDQVKQSLSAQGTVSHAWINGQRTGSDDYDVKAVYMGGAWITSDAGETKKIDFIANADTSEILFVKNAKD, encoded by the coding sequence ATGAGTAAAAATCACAACAACTTAATTGCGGCCGGAATTGGTTTTGCCCTCGCTGGCGGGCTTTCCTGGCTCCTAGCTAAGAAAATTAAAAATAACAATGCTGATCAGGTTCTGGATCAGGTTAAACAATCGCTATCGGCACAAGGAACAGTCTCGCATGCTTGGATAAACGGCCAGCGCACCGGCAGTGATGATTATGATGTCAAAGCTGTCTATATGGGCGGTGCTTGGATTACAAGCGATGCTGGGGAAACAAAAAAAATCGACTTTATTGCTAACGCCGATACAAGTGAAATTCTTTTCGTTAAAAATGCAAAAGATTAA
- the ytpR gene encoding YtpR family tRNA-binding protein, whose amino-acid sequence MLVADYNSGTLIVFLAAEKPDSVVETKDNIIRISKEGKTLAYHFTDLSFPKSGPVTLDSDTIKKLNQKLTDAGFEAELSPDLQPKFVIGLVQSIEKHPNSDHLAIAQVAISKDKSIQIVSGSPNLRTDVKTVVCLPGAILPSGKIIWPGQLRSVDSQAMMAAPRELGLKNAPDRPGMIILPDDFGDVGDPLDFNRANELEFD is encoded by the coding sequence ATGCTCGTTGCGGACTATAATTCGGGGACTCTGATCGTTTTTCTGGCAGCAGAAAAACCCGATTCAGTTGTCGAAACAAAAGACAATATCATACGAATTTCAAAAGAAGGAAAGACACTGGCCTATCATTTTACTGATCTATCATTTCCTAAATCAGGGCCTGTCACGCTAGATTCCGACACAATTAAAAAACTTAATCAAAAGTTAACTGATGCTGGATTTGAGGCAGAACTATCTCCTGATTTGCAGCCGAAGTTTGTGATTGGATTGGTTCAGTCGATTGAAAAACATCCAAATTCCGATCATTTGGCGATTGCTCAAGTGGCTATTTCCAAGGATAAAAGCATTCAAATCGTCTCTGGCAGCCCGAATCTGCGCACAGATGTTAAGACGGTTGTCTGCCTACCGGGTGCCATTCTGCCATCCGGTAAGATTATCTGGCCGGGTCAGTTGCGTTCTGTCGATTCTCAGGCTATGATGGCCGCACCAAGAGAATTAGGCCTGAAAAACGCCCCAGACCGCCCGGGGATGATTATTTTGCCGGACGACTTTGGTGACGTTGGCGATCCTTTGGATTTTAATAGAGCAAATGAATTGGAGTTTGATTAG
- the murC gene encoding UDP-N-acetylmuramate--L-alanine ligase, with the protein MTTYYFIGIKGTGMASLALILHDQGNTVLGSDIDKETFTQFPLLKAGIRITAFDPALIQADYTVVKGNAFPDNHPQVLAAKALGARLLTYPEAVEEVISRHFSIAVAGAHGKTSTTSLLAHILSGRPEGVSYLIGDGVGKGIADSKYFVVEADEYERHFQPYTPNVAIITNIDWDHPDYYENLDDVEKAFSEFSDHVSQTIFAYGEDPQVRRLQPKRAKMLYYGLEQHDDIYADDVVEKPEGSYFTVFNQGKELGRFFTTIEGQHGILDSLAAIAVADSLGLTVEEIQDKVASYTGAKRRFAISQVADLTIVDDYAHHPNEIRATIDAARQKFPDKRLVAVFQPHTYTRVKAFKSEYISVLRAVDKVYITPIFGSLREKAGQAKSEDILEKLPNAATILTEKNAFHELSAEHGAVLLFMGAGDIEKYEDALTQGYQKIQEK; encoded by the coding sequence ATGACAACATATTATTTTATCGGAATTAAAGGAACTGGTATGGCCAGCCTGGCATTGATTCTGCATGACCAGGGCAATACAGTACTAGGTTCGGATATCGACAAAGAAACTTTCACGCAGTTTCCACTCCTCAAAGCTGGGATTCGGATTACTGCTTTTGACCCGGCTCTCATTCAGGCCGATTATACCGTCGTTAAAGGCAATGCTTTTCCCGATAACCATCCACAGGTTTTAGCTGCTAAAGCACTTGGGGCGCGTTTGCTAACCTATCCAGAGGCTGTTGAAGAAGTCATTTCCCGTCACTTTTCGATTGCTGTTGCTGGTGCTCACGGCAAGACAAGCACGACCAGCCTTTTAGCACACATTCTTTCCGGCCGGCCGGAAGGCGTCAGTTATTTGATTGGGGATGGTGTTGGCAAAGGTATTGCTGACTCTAAATATTTTGTCGTCGAAGCCGATGAGTATGAACGTCACTTTCAGCCCTATACGCCGAATGTTGCGATCATCACGAATATCGATTGGGATCACCCGGATTATTACGAGAACTTAGATGATGTTGAAAAAGCTTTTTCGGAGTTCTCTGATCATGTAAGTCAGACTATTTTTGCCTATGGTGAAGATCCTCAAGTTCGCCGCCTTCAGCCTAAAAGAGCCAAAATGCTTTATTACGGCCTAGAACAACACGATGATATCTATGCTGATGATGTAGTAGAAAAACCTGAAGGAAGCTATTTTACTGTCTTTAATCAGGGAAAAGAACTTGGTCGCTTCTTTACGACGATTGAAGGGCAGCACGGCATCTTGGACAGCCTGGCTGCGATTGCTGTGGCCGACAGCCTGGGCTTGACTGTTGAAGAAATCCAAGACAAAGTCGCTTCTTATACAGGTGCCAAACGCCGCTTTGCTATAAGCCAAGTTGCCGATTTGACTATTGTCGATGATTACGCCCACCATCCTAACGAGATTAGAGCAACAATCGATGCGGCGCGTCAGAAATTTCCAGACAAACGGCTTGTTGCCGTCTTCCAGCCACATACTTACACACGTGTGAAAGCTTTTAAATCTGAATATATCAGTGTGCTTAGAGCCGTCGATAAAGTCTACATCACGCCGATCTTTGGGTCTCTTAGGGAAAAAGCAGGACAGGCTAAAAGTGAAGATATTTTAGAAAAATTGCCTAATGCAGCGACAATTTTGACTGAAAAGAATGCTTTCCATGAGTTGAGTGCCGAACATGGTGCTGTTTTGCTGTTTATGGGGGCTGGTGATATTGAAAAGTATGAGGACGCTTTAACGCAGGGCTATCAAAAGATTCAAGAAAAATAA
- a CDS encoding Bax inhibitor-1/YccA family protein: MQNFSNNRVLKDVTDSTRQAGLAAFFQRTYAYMGGALLITFGLAYLLAYPLASQISSFYQNSGMLTWIILAIAQFAVVIMIGRNALKNPALALAGLLVYAVIEGLFFGIIFAVLSLSSIVSAFLVAAVDFGAMSLYGFITKKNLASWAPIMFGALIALFVGMIISIFVPGFSLIISVLGILVFSAYAAYDNNRLKQMYFQLQGQGNETTNGLAIAGALNLYLDFINLFLFLLRLFGNQRN; this comes from the coding sequence ATGCAAAATTTTTCTAACAATCGAGTTTTGAAAGATGTGACAGATTCGACCAGACAAGCCGGGTTAGCTGCTTTCTTTCAAAGGACTTATGCCTATATGGGCGGTGCCTTGCTGATTACCTTCGGCTTGGCCTACCTTTTGGCATATCCGCTGGCTTCACAGATATCTAGTTTTTATCAGAATAGCGGCATGCTGACCTGGATCATTCTGGCAATTGCACAATTTGCGGTTGTGATTATGATTGGGCGCAATGCCTTGAAGAATCCTGCTTTAGCATTAGCCGGTTTGTTGGTTTATGCCGTAATTGAAGGCCTCTTCTTCGGTATCATTTTCGCTGTCCTCAGCTTATCGTCAATTGTCTCAGCATTTCTGGTGGCGGCTGTCGATTTTGGTGCTATGTCCTTATATGGCTTTATCACAAAAAAGAATTTGGCCTCTTGGGCACCGATTATGTTTGGTGCACTGATTGCTTTATTTGTTGGCATGATTATCAGCATATTTGTTCCCGGCTTTAGTTTGATTATCTCAGTCTTGGGTATTCTCGTCTTCAGTGCGTATGCTGCCTATGATAATAATCGTTTGAAGCAGATGTATTTTCAGCTTCAAGGCCAGGGAAACGAAACCACTAATGGTTTGGCTATCGCTGGTGCGTTGAATCTTTACTTGGATTTCATTAATTTGTTCTTGTTCCTGCTCAGACTGTTTGGTAATCAGAGAAACTAG
- a CDS encoding peptide chain release factor 3 has product MVKTTNEYKNRVTFAIISHPDAGKTTLTEQLLLHGGVIRQAGTVKGRGSNKMASSDWMAIEQQRGISVTSSVLQFDYAGKRINILDTPGHEDFSEDTYRTLMAVDSAVMVIDSAKGIEPQTRRLFEIVAKRKIPVFTFFNKLDRDGRQAFDLVDELEKTLGIEACPMNWPVGSGQLLQGIYDLQADKLIKYSHTKELDQSVYDEAQTEIELLKEAGNKLDEDKVMYGRQTPVFFGSALANFGVEQFLNEYLKYAPAPSEKPTIDQQEIQPDDPQFTAFVFKIQANMNPNHRDRIAFVRIVSGNFVKGMEVTLARNGKKLKLSNVTEFLADERENIQNAVPGDIIGLYDTGNFQIGDSIFSGKKRVEFEPLPTFTPDLFNRVLAKDVMKQKTYHKGINQLVQEGTVQLFQSWRGQEYILGAVGQLQFEVFQFRMANEYNSQVIFEPIGKKIARWIDPEDLDEKMNSSRSLLMRDRKGDPVILFENQFSLNWFADKYPNVKLQAKL; this is encoded by the coding sequence ATGGTTAAAACAACGAATGAATACAAAAATCGCGTGACATTCGCGATTATTTCCCACCCGGATGCCGGGAAGACCACTTTGACTGAGCAGCTGCTGCTTCATGGCGGCGTGATCAGACAAGCTGGAACAGTCAAGGGCCGCGGGTCAAACAAGATGGCTTCTTCAGATTGGATGGCTATCGAGCAGCAGCGTGGCATTTCTGTCACTTCTTCAGTACTGCAGTTTGATTATGCCGGCAAGCGAATTAATATTTTGGATACACCTGGACATGAGGATTTTTCAGAAGACACCTATCGAACATTGATGGCTGTGGACTCAGCTGTCATGGTCATCGACTCTGCCAAGGGTATTGAACCTCAGACGAGACGATTATTTGAAATTGTAGCAAAAAGAAAAATCCCGGTTTTCACTTTCTTTAACAAATTAGACCGTGACGGCCGCCAAGCCTTTGATTTGGTTGATGAGCTTGAAAAGACCCTAGGCATTGAAGCCTGCCCGATGAATTGGCCGGTTGGATCTGGTCAATTGTTGCAAGGCATTTACGACTTGCAAGCGGACAAATTAATTAAATACAGCCATACAAAAGAGCTTGATCAATCAGTCTATGATGAGGCTCAGACCGAGATTGAGCTATTAAAAGAGGCTGGAAACAAACTGGACGAGGACAAAGTGATGTACGGGCGGCAGACTCCTGTCTTCTTCGGTTCTGCTTTGGCCAATTTTGGTGTTGAACAATTTTTAAATGAATACCTGAAGTATGCGCCGGCACCTTCGGAAAAACCAACGATTGATCAGCAGGAAATTCAACCTGATGATCCGCAATTTACAGCTTTTGTGTTTAAGATCCAAGCTAATATGAATCCGAATCACCGAGACCGTATTGCTTTTGTCAGAATTGTGTCGGGAAATTTTGTCAAAGGCATGGAAGTGACCTTGGCAAGAAACGGAAAAAAACTGAAATTGAGTAATGTGACTGAGTTCCTAGCTGATGAGCGGGAAAACATTCAAAATGCTGTTCCCGGGGACATTATCGGCTTATATGATACTGGTAATTTTCAGATTGGCGATTCTATTTTTTCGGGTAAAAAGAGAGTCGAATTCGAACCATTGCCAACATTTACACCAGACCTCTTTAATCGTGTTCTTGCTAAAGATGTCATGAAGCAAAAAACTTACCACAAAGGGATTAATCAATTAGTACAGGAAGGTACGGTTCAGCTTTTTCAATCTTGGCGGGGACAAGAATATATTTTAGGTGCCGTTGGTCAATTGCAGTTTGAAGTTTTTCAGTTTAGGATGGCCAATGAATACAATTCACAGGTAATTTTTGAACCAATTGGCAAAAAAATTGCACGCTGGATTGATCCTGAGGATTTAGATGAAAAAATGAACAGCAGCCGGTCGTTATTAATGCGCGATCGGAAGGGCGACCCGGTTATTTTATTTGAAAATCAATTTTCATTGAATTGGTTTGCTGATAAATATCCCAACGTCAAGCTGCAGGCAAAGCTGTAA
- a CDS encoding ribonuclease H family protein, giving the protein MNDLQITVYTDGGNRNTGNKLGQHVKNNDLSAWAYLIKYQDQELTASGFQLGATNNAMELTAILEAFKDILSSQKLDDKPILLISDSHYVLDPMSKGWLNNWIKSGQDRPNINLWRALYPLYIKLKPRLTLKWVKGHQNTSGNIRVDDMLNSEMDRHH; this is encoded by the coding sequence ATGAATGATTTACAGATTACGGTTTACACTGATGGCGGAAACCGCAACACAGGCAATAAATTAGGCCAGCATGTTAAAAATAATGATTTATCCGCTTGGGCTTATCTGATCAAATACCAGGATCAAGAATTAACTGCCTCTGGCTTTCAGCTCGGCGCAACCAATAATGCCATGGAATTAACCGCGATTTTAGAAGCTTTTAAAGACATTCTCAGCAGCCAAAAACTTGATGATAAACCGATTCTTCTCATTAGCGACTCACATTATGTTTTGGATCCGATGTCAAAAGGCTGGCTGAACAACTGGATTAAAAGCGGACAGGATCGGCCTAATATCAATCTCTGGCGAGCTCTTTATCCGCTGTATATCAAGCTAAAACCTCGTCTAACCCTCAAATGGGTGAAAGGACATCAAAATACCTCTGGCAACATCCGAGTGGACGACATGCTAAATAGCGAAATGGATCGGCATCATTAA